The stretch of DNA GGCCGTTTCAGCGGCGGCAATCTTGCCTCGTGCGAGCTACGGCTCCGACTGGCGGCCGACCGAGACCGTGCGTCTCATCGTGCCGGCGGCGGCTGGCGGCAGCACTGATGTGATGGGACGATTGCTGGCCGCGCATCTGCAGACCGCGTGGGGCCAGTCAGCGGTGGTGGAAAACCGCTCGGGTGGCGGCGGCACCATCGGCACCGCCGAAGTCGTGCGGGGCAAGGCGGACGGCCACGTCATCCTGGTCGGCAATCCCGGCCCGAACGCGATCGCCTACAGCATCTTCCGCAACATGCCCTACAAGGCCGACCAGTTGCAGCCGGTCAGCAACATGATCCGGATTCCGAACATCGTGTCGGCGCATCCCTCGACCGGCATCAAGTCGATCCCGGAACTCATCGCCTATATCAAGGCCAATCCCGACAAACTGACCTACGCCTCCTCCGGCGTCGGACAGAGCCCTCACCTCACCGGCGCCTGGTTCCTGCAGCTCACCGGCCTGAAGATGGTGCATGTGCCGTTCCGCGGCGCGGGTCCGGCGCTGCAGGCGGCGCTGGCCGGCGATATCCAGATTCTGTTCGACAACCTCTATCCCTCACTGCCGCAGACCCAGGACGGCAAGCTGAACGCGCTCTGCGTCACCACGACCGAGCGCAGCGCGCTGGCGCCGAACATTCCGACCATGCGCGAGAGCGCGCCCGAACTTTCGAAATTCGACGTCTCCTCCTGGTTCGGAATCTTCCTGCCGAAAGCGACGCCCGCTCCCGCCGTCGAATCGCTCAACAAGGAGATCAAGGCGATGCTGGCGCGCGAGGAGATCAAGAAAACCATCGCCAACATGGGCGCCACCGCCGACTGGGGCAC from Bradyrhizobium sp. AZCC 1693 encodes:
- a CDS encoding Bug family tripartite tricarboxylate transporter substrate binding protein, with translation MTIKAISRRRVLTGAAAVSAAAILPRASYGSDWRPTETVRLIVPAAAGGSTDVMGRLLAAHLQTAWGQSAVVENRSGGGGTIGTAEVVRGKADGHVILVGNPGPNAIAYSIFRNMPYKADQLQPVSNMIRIPNIVSAHPSTGIKSIPELIAYIKANPDKLTYASSGVGQSPHLTGAWFLQLTGLKMVHVPFRGAGPALQAALAGDIQILFDNLYPSLPQTQDGKLNALCVTTTERSALAPNIPTMRESAPELSKFDVSSWFGIFLPKATPAPAVESLNKEIKAMLAREEIKKTIANMGATADWGTPQQFSDFVQAETAKFGEIIKREGLQMDVN